Below is a genomic region from Xylophilus sp. GW821-FHT01B05.
GCTGATCCTGCGCGTGCGCTTTCGGCTGCCGCGGCCCTGGAAGCCCGAGCTGGGCTACCTCGATCTGGAGCGCCGCCGGCAGGAAGAGGGCGTGGCCGCGCCCACGCCGCAGCAGGTGTTTGACTGGGTCTGCGACATCCGCCGCGCCAAGCTGCCCGACCCGCGCGTGATCGGCAATGCCGGCAGCTTCTTCAAGAACCCCACCGTCAGCCCCGAGCAGTGCGCCGACATCATCGCGCGCGAGCCCAAGATCGTGCACTACCCCATGCCCGACGGCACGGTCAAGCTGGCTGCGGGCTGGCTGATCGACGCCTGCGGCTGGAAGGGCAAGTCGGTCGGCAATGCCGGCGTCTATGAGAAGCAGGCGCTGGTGCTGGTCAACCGCGGCGTGGCCCGCACGGCCACCAGCGCCACCGGCGGCGAGGTCATGACCCTGGCCAAGGCGATCCAGACCAGCGTGTATGAGCGCTTTGGCATCCGCCTGGAGCCGGAGCCGGTCGTGGTTTGACGAATAGCGGAGCTATAAAATATATAGCTAAAAGTCTAGGATTTTTCTGGGATCGAGGCTGATTCTCCCCACAAATCCACCCGAAGGTGGATTTGTCGCTTTTGTTGACCTCAACTTCCGTCAAGAGCGGCCGGCCGCGACGGATGCACATATCCCAGCCTGAACGAATTTCAAGTGAGCAAGATCTGGACCGAAGCTCTAGCCGCGCTTTTGCTAGGATCATGCGCAGCTCCGTAGCTCTGCAATAAAACTGGAAAGCCAGTAATTTTCAACAAGATGCTATTTTTGAAGCGCTCCCCCGCCAAACGATTACGGCGCGCACGCGTGGCCCAAAGTCCTACTCGCCCCTTCGCTGCACTGATCACGTGGCTCGCCGATTACTTTAAGCAGAACCCGTTCAAGGTCCTCAGTACTGCGGTATTGATCTTCGGCTCCTTTTTGCTGGTGCCTGTTTTCTGGGGCATCGGAGAACTGCCGCAACTTGATGTTCCCAGTATGTTGCCTCTGCTGGGAACTATCGCTTTGGGCGGCCTCTTACTTATCTTTTTCCTCGCTGCCATGCCGATGGCTGGCGGATGGCTGACCCGCTCCAAACCCAATGCTCCCGCGTGGCAATCGGACTGGTGGTCGGTGCTCATCTACGTGGTGCCTGGCATAAGCGTCTCACTCTTGCTTTGGGCCTCCATAACCTGGTTCCAATTTTGGGAAGGCCGTGCTGGATATGTCGCTACGCTATTGATGACACTGGGACCTGTTCTGGCCGGCGTTCGAATGTGGACCTTGCGTCGTTCGATTTCGAGTCGGACGACGTTGATTTCTGAAGGGGGGACGCTTGCGTGGAATTCGTTCGTTCTGACTGTTCTTACGGCCTACTTGGTTGTCGCGTCGCTCCTGATCGTCTTGCCAGAAAGCCAGGCCGTGAGCGATCTCGCAGCTACCATTGTGCTGTGGACGGTGTATGCCTCCGTCGTCACGATACTTGTGGTCCGGATCAAAGCTCTGGAGGTGATTAGCATCGTATTGGCCTCTGCTTTTCTGGCGGCCATCTTGCTGTTGGTGGGGACGGGAGGGATGACTTCCATTTCAAAAGCGATGCTGCAAAAGGCCGGATGGGGGAATTATCCAGCCAAGCTGTTCGTCACCGATCGGGGTTGCGACATTCTCAATCGGAGCACGGGTCATCTAGTTTGCAAAACCGAAAATGCGGCGGGTGGAAACTTGGTATGTCCAGTAGTCGTTCGCTCTCGGATTGGAACGCCTAATTTCCTTTTCGTCTCATCATTTACGTCTTCTGGTGGCTGGCCAAATCGCGAGAAAGTCTTCAACGTGTCGTTGCCCAAAGAGGACGTGATCGTGCCGCAGCGGATTGCAGAATTGAAGGCATCCAAGCAGCCGCTGGACGGGCGCAGCACTCAGGACCCTGTTACGTACCTTGTTCCGCAGAGCAATGAGCGCGGACAATGGATGATGGCTCAGTGTGGTCCAGCGGCAGGGGATAACTCTCCGGACATCAGCCCCTGACGGCGTACGGGTTCGAGCGGATGCTCGGAGACTTGTTTCCACCCGATCAATGGTCCGCGTTCAATTCTTGCGCGCCGATAGGTGAGCCACGCCATCGATGGCATTCGCATGAGCCCTGGATAGTCACAGCAACTCCCATCCCCTCAAGAGGGGCAGAACTCTGAGGGGGCTTGCGTAACAGCTATACAAGGCCGGCTTTTGTCCCTCTCGCGGCAGCCGGCAACCGGATCAGTCCTTCTTGCCCGGCTTGCCCGAACCACCCAGTTGCGGCACGGCCGCGTCGGCGCTGGACGACAGCAGCCCGGTCTTCAGGTAGATGCCCAGCTTGTCGCGGGTATCGATGATGTCCAGGTTGCGCATGGTCAGCTGGCCAATGCGGTCGGCGGGGGAGAAGGGCGCGTCTTCCACCTTTTCCATGCTCAGGCGCTCGGGCTTGTAGGTCAGGTTGGCCGATTCGGTGTTCAGGATCGAATAGTCGTTGCCGCGGCGCAGCTCGACCGTGACCTCACCCGTGACGGCACGCGCCACCCAGCGCTGGGCGGTTTCGCGCAGCATGATGGCCTGCGGGTCGAACCAGCGGCCCTGGTACAGCAGGCGGCCCAGCTTGCGGCCGTTGTCGCGGTACTGCTCGATGGTGTCTTCGTTGTGGATGCCGGACACCAGGCGCTCGTAGGCGATGAACAGCAGCGCCAGGCCGGGGGCTTCGTAGATGCCGCGGCTCTTGGCTTCGATGATGCGGTTCTCGATCTGGTCGCTCATGCCCAGGCCGTGGCGCCCGCCGATGCGGTTGGCCTCCAAAATCAGCTCGACCAGGTCGGAATACTCCACACCATTGAGCGCGACCGGGCGGCCTTCCTCGAAGCGCACGCTGACCGTCTCGGCCTTGACCGCGACTTCTTCCTTCCAGAAAGCCACGCCCATGATCGGGTTCACGATCTTGATGCCGCTGCTCAGCAGCTCCAGGTCTTTGGCCTCGTGCGTGGCGCCCAGCATGTTGGAGTCGGTGCTGTAGGCCTTCTCGGCCGACATCTTGTAGCCAAAGCCGGCGGCGGTCATGAAGGCCGACATTTCGGCGCGGCCGCCCAGCTCGTCGATGAAGGTCTGGTCCAGCCAGGGCTTGTAGATCTTCAGGCTCGGGTTGGTCAGCAGGCCGTAGCGGTAGAAGCGCTCGATGTCATTGCCCTTGAAGGTGCTGCCGTCGCCCCAGATGTGGACGTCGTCTTCCTTCATGGCGGCCACCAGCATGGTGCCGGTCACGGCACGGCCCAGCGGCGTGGTGTTGAAGTAGGTCACGCCCGCGGTCGAGATATGGAAGGCGCCGGCCTGCAGCGCGGCCAGGCCTTCGGCCGCCAGTTGGCTGCGGCAGTCGATCAGGCGGGCCAGCTCGGCGCCGTACTGCATCGCCTTGCGCGGGATCTCTTCGTAATCGGGCTCGTCGGGCTGGCCCAGGTTGGCGGTGTAGGCATAGGGCAGGGCGCCCTTTTGCTTCATCCAGTGCAGGGCGGCGCTGGTGTCCAGGCCGCCCGAAAAGGCAATGCCGACCTTCTGGCCGACGGGAACGTTTTGGAGGATGGTCGACATGATGGGAGTTCCGTTGGGGGTGGCGCGGTTCAATGGTTCATGGCATTCGTGGCACGACTCTGCGCCGCGGATACCGTGGAACCGGCTTCGCCGGGCCACTGGTATCGCCCCCGGCAAGGGGGTTGGAGAAGCGACACGAAGTGCGCGAAGCCTGGGGGTTTACCCAAAATGGCAGATGTAGTGATAGGTTTCGGTCACGCGGATCTCGAACTTCGAGTTGCCGGGGACGCTGAACTTCTCGCCGGGCGAAGACTTCACCCAGCTGTCGCTGCCGGCCAGCTTGTATTCGCAGCTGCCGGCCACGCATTCCATGATTTCAGGGGCGCCGGTGCCAAAAGTCAGCGTTGCGGGCAGCACCACGCCGACCGACTTCTTCGTGCCGTCCGGGAAGGTGATGCCATGGCTCACGCATTTGCCGTCAAAGTACACGCTGGCCTGGGTGGAGACGGACACGCCGTCGATCTTTTCGGTGGTCATGGAAGGCTGGGGTTGGAGGTGATGGGAGGAATGGCGGCTTCCCCGCCGGGGTTCCGGCTGGGAAAAACCCGCAATTTTAGGCGAGGGCGGCACGCATCCAAGCGCCGCTCTGCCGCGTAAGGCAGCCATGGACCACAATCGTGCATGGCTGCAGACCACCCCGACCAGGCGCTGATCGATCTTATGGAACGCATCGCCACCCATGACCAGGACGCAGCCGCCGCCCTGCGGGAGCTGTACGAGCTGACCTCGTCCCGCCTCTACGGCGTTGCCCTGCGCGTCACCGGCAAGCGCGAATGGGCCGAAGACGCGCTGCAAGACGCCTACCTCAACATCTGGCGCATAGCGGCCGACTACCGCGTCAGCCTGAGCCCGCCCATGGCCTGGATGGGCGTGGTCGTGCGCAGCCGCGCACTGGATTTTTTGCGCCGCCGCAGCAGCGAGCGCGTCGACCAGAACCAGGAACTGGACGACTACCTGCAAGAAACCATGGCCGGCGAGGGCATTGACCCGTCTGACGCCGCCAGCGCCAGCGAGCAGGCCTGGGCGCTGCGCCAGTGCCTGTCGCGGCTGGAGCCCAAGCAGCGCGAAGTGGTCAGCCTGGCCTACCTGCGCGACCTGAGCCACGGCGAGCTGGCCGAGCAGCTCAAGCTGCCGCTGGGCACCGTCAAGACCTGGATCCGGCGCGGCATAGAGCAGTTGCGCCACTGCATGCAGAGGTTCGCATGAACCTGCGCGACCACCCCGACCTGCTCGACCAACTGGCGGCCAGCCATGCGCTGGGCACGCTGCGCGGCGGCGCCCGCCGCCGCTTCGAGACCCTGGCCCGCGAAAACCCCGGCGTGCGCGCCCGCGCGCTGCTGTGGCAAGAGTGCTTTGCCTCGCTCACCGAGCTGCAGCCCGCCGATCTGCCCAGCCCCAATGTCTGGAAGCGCATAGAAAACGATCTGGCGGCGCTGCAGGTGCGGCGCGTGCCGGCAGCACCAACCGCATCGGACGCCTTGCTGCAGCGCCTGCGCCGCGCGCTCGGCCTGTGGCGCGGCGCGGCTTTGGCCGGCGCGCTGGCCACCGTCGCCGCCGTGGCGGTCGGTGTGCGGCTGGACCACCAGCTCGACCAGAGCGGCGTGCAACTGGCGCAGCTGCAATCGGTGTCCCAGGTGGAATACGTGGCCGTGCTGCAAGACGACAAGGCCAGCGCCTCGGTGCTGGTCACCTTCGACCCGGCCAAGCGCTCGCTCACCCTCAAGCGCGTGGGCAGCTACCAGGAGGCATCCGACCGCTCGCTGCAGCTCTGGGCGCTGCCGGTGTCCGGTGGCCCGAAGTCGCTGGGCGTGATCGGCGAAGGCCCGCTGGTGCGCCTGACCGCCGCCGAAGGCGAGGTCGCGCCCGTGCCCACGCTGGCCATCTCGCTGGAGCCCAAGGGCGGTGTCCCGCCCGGCAGCGGCCCGACCGGGCCGATCCTGTTCAAGGGGCCGCTGCTCAAGACCACGCTGTAGCGCGCGGTACGGGGTTTGGCATGAAATATGCCTTTAGCCCAGGACCCGCTTGGGCTGTTAGCTATCTATTTGATAGTTGTCACTCGTACACGCTGCGATCGCGTATGCGGTGCATCTCGCCAATGTCCACCACCCACACCAGC
It encodes:
- the argG gene encoding argininosuccinate synthase, which gives rise to MSTILQNVPVGQKVGIAFSGGLDTSAALHWMKQKGALPYAYTANLGQPDEPDYEEIPRKAMQYGAELARLIDCRSQLAAEGLAALQAGAFHISTAGVTYFNTTPLGRAVTGTMLVAAMKEDDVHIWGDGSTFKGNDIERFYRYGLLTNPSLKIYKPWLDQTFIDELGGRAEMSAFMTAAGFGYKMSAEKAYSTDSNMLGATHEAKDLELLSSGIKIVNPIMGVAFWKEEVAVKAETVSVRFEEGRPVALNGVEYSDLVELILEANRIGGRHGLGMSDQIENRIIEAKSRGIYEAPGLALLFIAYERLVSGIHNEDTIEQYRDNGRKLGRLLYQGRWFDPQAIMLRETAQRWVARAVTGEVTVELRRGNDYSILNTESANLTYKPERLSMEKVEDAPFSPADRIGQLTMRNLDIIDTRDKLGIYLKTGLLSSSADAAVPQLGGSGKPGKKD
- a CDS encoding pyrimidine/purine nucleoside phosphorylase, with the translated sequence MTTEKIDGVSVSTQASVYFDGKCVSHGITFPDGTKKSVGVVLPATLTFGTGAPEIMECVAGSCEYKLAGSDSWVKSSPGEKFSVPGNSKFEIRVTETYHYICHFG
- a CDS encoding sigma-70 family RNA polymerase sigma factor, whose translation is MAADHPDQALIDLMERIATHDQDAAAALRELYELTSSRLYGVALRVTGKREWAEDALQDAYLNIWRIAADYRVSLSPPMAWMGVVVRSRALDFLRRRSSERVDQNQELDDYLQETMAGEGIDPSDAASASEQAWALRQCLSRLEPKQREVVSLAYLRDLSHGELAEQLKLPLGTVKTWIRRGIEQLRHCMQRFA
- a CDS encoding anti-sigma factor, yielding MNLRDHPDLLDQLAASHALGTLRGGARRRFETLARENPGVRARALLWQECFASLTELQPADLPSPNVWKRIENDLAALQVRRVPAAPTASDALLQRLRRALGLWRGAALAGALATVAAVAVGVRLDHQLDQSGVQLAQLQSVSQVEYVAVLQDDKASASVLVTFDPAKRSLTLKRVGSYQEASDRSLQLWALPVSGGPKSLGVIGEGPLVRLTAAEGEVAPVPTLAISLEPKGGVPPGSGPTGPILFKGPLLKTTL